The Candidatus Hydrogenedentota bacterium DNA segment CCCCAGCGCGGCGCAGATTGGCGTCCAAGACGTTGTTCCAGCAGTTTAACTGTCTCTAGGAGTTCGAAGGGGTCAAAAGACGTTTCGATCTCCACTACCATATTAAGGAATTTCGGTTGCTCTGTCAAGCCCCACGGCTCACTTTCATAAATGGGCGAGCGGCGCAGGACCGTTACTTCATCCAAGGCGTCCAAGGCTTCCATGGCCCGATTTAAAAAAGTGACACGGTTTCCCAGATTAGCGCCGAGAGAAAGGTACACGCGTGAGGCAGGCGTACACACCGATAGATCCTTTTTTTTACATGTTGGGCTCCCGAAGGCGCACAGTACTACATCACAAAAGCTTAGGCAGGAATGACAGGCAAACTCGCCGCTGCGATAGATTGGCCGACACGACGGCTCTTTTCATCGGGAAGCTGGACGTGCATGGTCTCTGCCAACTCAGGAAATGCCTTCGATAAAACGTGATTCGCACCGTTCAGCATCAGCTCACCGCCTATGCCTGAGGTAACCCGTCCCAGAATCAAGGCATGTTTGATCGTATAAAAATCTGCATAATGGGCGAGGGTATAGCCCAGATAAACGCCCATGGTTTCCCAAATTTTACGGGCGCCTTCATCGCCGGCTTCCAGTTTTTCCTGGACGATTTTGAGTTTTTCGGCAAGAATAATATCGGTAGGCAGCGTAAAGCCCACTTTCGGCGCAAGACGGAAAACACATTGTTGGGAGAAATAGGTGGCGCCGACGCCGATGTCGCCGGACCAATCTTCCACGGGCGCAGCACTGTTGTAGTCAACGGGACAGAAAGCCAATTCGTCGAGCCATCCTGTAATGTTGCCGTCAAGATTGACGTAGCCGCCAGCTTCACTGGTGCCCATGGCAATGCCGAGCACACCGTTATCTTCGAGGGACATGGAGCCTGCGAGAGCGGTCACTTCCCCGTCATTCACAATGACGAGGGGAACGCCCATCTCTTTGCCGATGCGCAGGAACATATCTTTTACCCGATGGAAATCCTCTTTGGGCACGCCGCGAAAGAGCGAAGCGACCATGGCGCGGTTGTTCACGTACACGCCTGCGGCGCTGCCGCCGATTGCATCAACACGAGGCATTTTCGAAGCCGCCGTTTTAATGGCAGTCATCACTTCGTTGTAGTGATAGTCGGGATTGGTGTTTTTGGCAGGCTCCCAAACGACCTCTTCACTATATACGGCTTCACCGTCAATGACCGCGCTGACTTTGCGGTCGGAACCGCCCAGATCGAATCCCACACGGCAGCCTTCTAAATGGCGGCCGAGGGCTTGCGGATTCTCATTGGCTGCCGGTACGTCTTCGAGGTCACAGAGGATCACGGAAAAGGGCTTTTCATAGACCAGCTCACCCATGAAATTAGCGTCGAATGCACGGTCGCCTTTGGGACTGTAACATTGCTGTAAGTAAGCGCCCACCCGTTTAGAGCCGCCCACATAAACACGGCACGCGCCGCGCTGCCACAACAAGAACTTCAAAATACGTTCAACATAGAAGTTGTTGGAGGAGGCCCGTGCGTGATCATCTGCAAAGATGCGTGTTTCATAGCGTGATACGGTTCCGTCTCCTTGTTCGAGACCCAACACAATCGGTACGCCGCCTCCAAAAGCATGGAGCGCCTCGCGATAATTACGATTGGCGAGAACCGGCGGTTTGAAATTCGGATCCAGCGGAGCTTCAATTTCGGGTGAAGATAACATCCAGCTTAAAGGCATAGCAATCCCTTTCTATCGATATATAAAAAAGTTATGGACGATCCATAACCTTGTTTATGGGAAACTTGACGCAGAACGCACAGGCTGCGATTGAGGCGCACAGTAGTGAGCTTTCTGCCATGCAGCATTCACAGTTCCGTAAATATACAACGAATAGGCAGTACTTGTTCTATAAATCCCCTACACTGCTATTATTTCGTACACTATTATAGAGGAAACCGGTAGAAACGAACAAGTTCGCTTATAAATTCGCATCAATCACAAATAAAGTATCCGGACAAAAGCCGATCCATAGCCGGTAAAGAAACCGAAAAATACAGTAATATCCGGAATTCTGTGCACGAAAAAATATGTTATACTAAGTGGATTGCTGATGCCATACCGCAGGCTCGTTATACGTTTGACGACAGGGGCGGCAAAAGCATGGCTATATGCACCATTGTGTTTAGGAATTTTCATTAGAGACGTACAATCTTCTTAACAAACGCAATCGTTAAAATGTTTCATGAAAAAAATATGCGCAACACCCGATATCAAAACAGATTTTTTACGCCCACCAAAGTGAATCTTGTACTGGGGGTCTTGGTCTTCTGTGCCCTTATATTTGGCTTACGTCAAAGTTTTCAGCTTCAGCGGCTCAAAATAGTTGCGGGCCCGGAAGTTACGCGTAAAGCTTTGGAGCCTTCTTCGTCGGGGCGGTGGTGGGTATTCCCTGAGCCGATTGCCCACGAGACCGGGGAAGAGACTTCTGAAGCAACAGCGGATGCGCTCCGTACAGATAAGAGAGAAAAAACTTCCGAGGATTCGGGTGCGCCTGCTAAAAAAGCCGATGCAGCGAAAAAGA contains these protein-coding regions:
- the folK gene encoding 2-amino-4-hydroxy-6-hydroxymethyldihydropteridine diphosphokinase; the encoded protein is MCTPASRVYLSLGANLGNRVTFLNRAMEALDALDEVTVLRRSPIYESEPWGLTEQPKFLNMVVEIETSFDPFELLETVKLLEQRLGRQSAPRWGPRCIDIDLILWGDTMLHTPGLAIPHERFRERAFVLTPLADLVPEAVDPETGTTIAVLASRLGSAGVARYTEYVQS
- a CDS encoding ROK family protein — translated: MPLSWMLSSPEIEAPLDPNFKPPVLANRNYREALHAFGGGVPIVLGLEQGDGTVSRYETRIFADDHARASSNNFYVERILKFLLWQRGACRVYVGGSKRVGAYLQQCYSPKGDRAFDANFMGELVYEKPFSVILCDLEDVPAANENPQALGRHLEGCRVGFDLGGSDRKVSAVIDGEAVYSEEVVWEPAKNTNPDYHYNEVMTAIKTAASKMPRVDAIGGSAAGVYVNNRAMVASLFRGVPKEDFHRVKDMFLRIGKEMGVPLVIVNDGEVTALAGSMSLEDNGVLGIAMGTSEAGGYVNLDGNITGWLDELAFCPVDYNSAAPVEDWSGDIGVGATYFSQQCVFRLAPKVGFTLPTDIILAEKLKIVQEKLEAGDEGARKIWETMGVYLGYTLAHYADFYTIKHALILGRVTSGIGGELMLNGANHVLSKAFPELAETMHVQLPDEKSRRVGQSIAAASLPVIPA